One genomic segment of Pirellulales bacterium includes these proteins:
- a CDS encoding recombinase family protein, with protein MKLFIGLARVSSREQEREGFSLEIQEDALLNYADKAGGTIEKLFRIAETASKSDERTTFRAMIDYARKNAHRLDGILFYKIDRASRNLFDYVELERLESDQGLPFISISQPTENTPTGRMMRRTLANMASFYTEQQSVDVREGIARRVEEGWFPSRPPFGYRNVRHDGRGMVEVHPENGPKVRRVFFLYAYHHLTIDDLAERLFSEGVFYSASSPKFPRSSLHAMLRDRSYLGEIDFRGQWFPGKHEPLVDLTTWDRVQVLLGGHVYNSHEMTYASELITCGHCGGAITGEKKTKQTKAGEREYFYYRCSKYSTEGHPRTRLTEKEVDQQVLALFDRLRIDDEKVRDWVVRMLRSRTKDQQDQARSWRSELHRQLTLAINQQDRLLNLRLHEEVDADTFATKQTELRDRVARLKLQIDASDRTHDENADIAIKAFELSQNLRAKWLTADFVAKRRILEILCLNWTLNGVSLVPEMRKPFDLLVEGLVSEESRGDRI; from the coding sequence ATGAAACTATTCATTGGACTTGCACGGGTTAGCAGCCGTGAGCAAGAGCGTGAAGGTTTCTCCCTGGAAATCCAGGAAGATGCTCTTCTCAATTACGCCGACAAGGCGGGGGGAACAATCGAGAAGTTGTTCCGCATCGCTGAAACAGCCTCCAAGAGCGACGAGCGAACGACGTTTCGTGCGATGATTGACTACGCGCGAAAGAATGCTCACCGGCTCGACGGCATACTGTTCTATAAAATCGACCGAGCCTCGCGAAACCTGTTCGATTACGTCGAATTAGAGCGGCTAGAATCCGACCAGGGATTGCCGTTCATCTCGATCTCCCAGCCCACAGAGAATACGCCTACTGGCCGGATGATGCGCCGCACCTTGGCTAACATGGCGTCGTTTTATACGGAACAACAGTCGGTCGATGTCCGAGAGGGCATTGCCCGCCGCGTTGAAGAAGGCTGGTTTCCCAGCCGTCCCCCCTTCGGATACCGAAACGTCCGCCACGATGGGCGCGGCATGGTCGAGGTTCACCCCGAGAACGGCCCCAAGGTTCGTCGGGTGTTTTTTCTCTACGCCTACCACCACCTGACCATCGACGATTTGGCCGAACGGCTTTTTTCGGAAGGGGTCTTCTACTCTGCATCGTCGCCGAAGTTTCCGCGCAGCTCGCTGCACGCCATGCTGCGGGACCGCTCATATCTCGGAGAAATTGATTTTCGTGGTCAATGGTTTCCGGGTAAGCATGAGCCGCTGGTTGACCTGACAACGTGGGACCGGGTTCAAGTCTTGCTCGGCGGCCACGTCTACAATTCCCACGAAATGACCTACGCCAGCGAATTGATTACCTGCGGCCATTGCGGCGGCGCAATCACTGGCGAAAAAAAGACCAAGCAGACCAAGGCCGGGGAACGGGAATACTTTTATTACCGTTGTTCAAAGTATTCAACTGAGGGACACCCGCGCACTCGATTAACCGAGAAGGAAGTCGACCAGCAAGTCCTTGCGCTATTCGACCGGCTGCGGATCGATGACGAAAAAGTCCGGGACTGGGTGGTGCGAATGCTTCGTTCTCGGACGAAGGATCAGCAGGACCAAGCACGATCATGGCGCTCCGAGCTTCACCGACAATTGACCCTGGCGATCAACCAGCAGGACCGGCTGCTAAACCTGCGGCTTCACGAAGAAGTTGATGCGGATACTTTTGCCACCAAGCAGACCGAACTCCGTGATCGCGTCGCGCGACTGAAGCTTCAGATCGACGCTTCTGACCGTACCCACGACGAAAATGCCGACATCGCCATTAAGGCGTTTGAACTTTCACAAAACCTGCGGGCCAAATGGCTTACCGCCGATTTTGTCGCGAAGCGCCGAATCCTTGAAATCCTTTGTTTGAACTGGACACTCAACGGCGTAAGTCTTGTCCCTGAAATGAGAAAGCCCTTCGACCTGTTGGTCGAAGGGCTCGTTTCAGAAGAAAGTCGGGGCGACAGGATTTGA